The following coding sequences are from one Flavobacteriales bacterium window:
- a CDS encoding aromatic ring-hydroxylating dioxygenase subunit alpha, with protein sequence MESVGKGIPEREFISRDKFDDHVEYLDESKFNTGPSLPMWTYASEELLELEYTECFLKTWQFAAHISDLQKPGDYVVFDLWRDSAIVMVGDDGEIRAFQNVCTHRASRLLDGVGCKKLIQCHYHAWTFNTDGSLKGITQPKEYPECDKSKMGLKRVGLEIYRGLVFVKMLESDCLTPAEQFAPIDDMLAAYNTEEVERMGEGFGGQDWQCNWKLASDNYAESYHVPTGHPGLNRMTEMGKEGGELPTGVGFSIFRMKISASKNLDEARYQAIIHTADHRVNHPVKRCWLNMSMHYNMGIEISNEVLSVFQVLPKGVDSTEVRYTMFGRKDRNEHEQELIELNYKIINQVNDEDKFLTERIQRGASTQNYQPGPLHYQESTVALNHKNLREIFPVSGLDMPPKWGSLADLNDEMLKKA encoded by the coding sequence ATGGAATCAGTCGGAAAAGGAATCCCAGAAAGAGAGTTTATATCACGAGATAAGTTTGATGATCATGTAGAATACTTAGATGAGAGTAAGTTCAATACTGGGCCTTCGTTACCTATGTGGACATACGCAAGTGAGGAGTTATTGGAATTAGAATACACAGAATGCTTTCTGAAAACGTGGCAATTCGCCGCTCATATTTCCGACCTTCAAAAACCAGGCGACTACGTTGTATTTGATTTATGGCGAGATAGTGCCATTGTTATGGTCGGTGATGATGGTGAGATCAGAGCATTTCAAAACGTATGTACTCACCGTGCTTCAAGATTGTTAGATGGAGTAGGATGTAAAAAGTTAATTCAATGTCACTACCATGCTTGGACATTTAATACAGATGGTTCATTAAAAGGAATTACTCAACCTAAAGAATATCCCGAGTGCGATAAATCTAAAATGGGTTTAAAACGTGTTGGTCTAGAAATATACAGAGGCTTGGTATTCGTTAAAATGTTGGAAAGCGATTGCTTAACTCCTGCAGAACAATTTGCACCTATCGATGATATGTTGGCTGCTTACAATACGGAAGAGGTAGAAAGAATGGGTGAAGGATTTGGTGGGCAAGACTGGCAATGCAACTGGAAATTAGCAAGTGATAATTATGCCGAAAGTTACCACGTGCCAACTGGTCACCCTGGTCTAAATAGAATGACGGAAATGGGTAAAGAAGGTGGAGAATTACCTACAGGTGTTGGTTTTAGTATTTTCAGAATGAAAATTAGCGCCTCTAAGAATTTAGACGAAGCACGTTATCAAGCAATCATTCATACTGCCGATCATAGAGTTAATCATCCCGTAAAGCGATGTTGGTTAAACATGAGCATGCACTATAATATGGGTATCGAAATTAGTAACGAGGTGCTATCGGTATTTCAAGTATTGCCAAAAGGCGTGGATTCTACAGAAGTTAGATACACGATGTTTGGTCGTAAAGACAGGAACGAACACGAGCAAGAATTGATCGAATTAAATTACAAGATCATAAATCAAGTAAACGACGAGGATAAATTTTTAACAGAAAGAATTCAAAGAGGTGCCAGTACACAAAATTATCAGCCTGGACCATTGCATTATCAAGAGTCAACGGTGGCATTAAATCACAAGAATTTAAGAGAAATATTTCCTGTATCTGGTTTGGATATGCCTCCGAAGTGGGGATCATTGGCCGACCT